Genomic DNA from Epinephelus moara isolate mb chromosome 24, YSFRI_EMoa_1.0, whole genome shotgun sequence:
ATCGGTAGTgggtggcaccttgtacagtAGACTTGACCACCTGTgggtgaatgggtgaatgtgactcgtggTGTAAAAGGACATTCTGTCTGAaaactagaaaggtgctatacgagtgcaggtccatttatgATTGATCAGAAGACGCGTGATTTACAGTAAATCATACATTGGCCCCAGTCAGTAAGGTCTACACATGGGTATAAAACACTGGATGGCATGTGCACCTAATAATGATCTACTTGTAAAGGCAAGGTTTcgggagcaagttaaacagtgagtaacCTACTTCaggtaaaatgctgcttcagaagGTTTTTTTACTCTGACCAAAATAAAGTTCTCtgataccataccataccataccataccataccaactttatttataaagcactttaaaacccaatggaccaaagtgctgtacacaATTAAACATAAAGTGCACAATAGGCATAAgacataaaatatacataaaacaaagcaaaataaaaacaataaagataaaaacataaagtgcaataaaataacacaatataaaaccaataaaacattttaaggcACAGCACATAAGTAAAATTAGTCAATAAAATGAGTAATAGCAAATTAAAAGACATCAATTTATGCGGGATCAAAGGCCATGGAGAACAGGTGGGTTTTAAGgcgctttttaaaaacatgcagtgATGGAACTTGTCTGATGTTGAGAGGCAGGTCATTCCATAGTTTTGGTGCTACAACTGAGAAAGCGCGGTCCCCTCTGAGCCTGCTTGTCGTTTTGGGAACTttcaggagcagctggtcagctgacctgagaggGCGTGTAGGAGTGTATGGCTCtagcagctcagagaggtatAGGCCATTAAgagacttaaaaacaaataaaataattttaaaatggatCCTAAAACGTATGGGCAGCCAGTGTAACACGGTTAAAATAGGGGAAATGTGCTCACGTTTGTTTGTGCCACTTAAAAGGCGTGCGGCGGCATTTTGCACCATCTGGAGGTGGGTGACGGCGGATGCGCTAACCCCTATATATAAAGCGTTGCAATAGTCTAGCCAACTAGTTACAAAGGCGTGGATTATCATTTCTAAGTGTTGCCTTGAGAGaagaggttttatttttgctAGCAGCCTCAGTTGAAAGAAACTCGACTTCACAACTACCCTAATCTGACTGTTGAGATTAAGCCCAGGATCCATTATTACCCCAAGGTTTTTGATAGTTGGTTTAGTATATTGAGCCAATGAACCCAAATCAACGGGTGGGGTCCTAACAGTACCATTAAAGACCATCACCTCTGTTTTGCTttcattaaagtttaaaaagtttaGTACCATCCAGGCCTTTAAGTCATTAAGACACTTAAAAAGTGGTCCCAAGGAaggtgcatttttctttttaaggggCAAGTAAATCTGGCAGTCATCTGCATAGCAGTGGAAAGATATACCGTGTTTGCGTAAAATGGACCCCAGTGGGAGCAAATATAGAGAGAACAGAAGAGGGCCTAAGACCGAACCTTGTGGTACCCCACATGGGAGGGATGCACAAGAGGATGTGAAGTCACCAATGTTGACACTGAAGGTTCGGTCTGCTAAGTAGGATCGAAACCACTCCAGTGCTGAACCCCTAATACCCACCCAGTGTTCTAGACGAGATATTAAAATTTTGTGGTCCACTGTATCAAACGCAGCCGTTAAATCTAAAAGCACAAGAATGACATTGTCACCAGAGTCAGTAGCTAAAAAtatgtctttaaaaactctcagtAGGGCTGATTCTGTGCTGTGGAGATTTTTAAAACCAGATTGGAAGGTTTCAAGAATATTGTGCTTTTCCAGAAATGACATTAATTGACTATAAACTATTTTCTCAaggatttttgaaagaaatggcAGTTTAGAGATAGGCCTGAAGTTCGCAGGCATTGTGGGGTCCAGGGCTGGTTTCTTAATCAGAGGCTGGACCACTGCATGTTTAAACATTCTTGGGAAGACTGCAGAGTGCAGACTGCTGTTTATAACCGCAAGGACAGACGGACCTACAGAGGGAAAGACCTCTTTAAAGAGTTGAGGAGGGACCACGTCACTTGGGGACCCAGAAAGTTTCAGGTGGCCAACAATCTCTTGTAGGAGGGACATAGTAACAGGCTCAAACTCATCAAAAATAGCAGAGCAGGGGACCAAGATGGAGGGGTCATAGGCAGGAAATGTGATTGAAGCTCTGGATGAGGAAACTTTTTCAatgaaaaaatttaaaaaggttTCACAAATAGCAGGAGATGGTTCAATGCCCGCAGTCTGCGGGGGATTAAGGACCGAGTCAATGATCTTAAATAATACTTGGGGCTTGTTATAATTTGAAAGAATAATATTTGAGAGGTGATTTCTTTTTGCATCTCTCACTGTTTTCTGGATACAACAGTgaacatttttgtagttatatGTATTAAACAtggtgcaaaatattgtcagtcagcagcttcagtacaaaagaatctgtatcagacttctatcttaaaacaatacagGTGGAACTGTAAAATTTGGAACTTGTAATGTGTTCTGTTGGCAGGGGGTGACTTAACCTTGTTTGAACCACTTTAGTTTAGTGTGATGATACCAGCATTACTATGTAGGGGtggaaatgtatgaaaaaatgCTTATGTAATGACAGAGAGTAgtacactgagacacactgttGAAACTGCACTTAATATTCTCAAGACATCTCAGGTTGTTTATCATCTGTTTAGTACATGgattgtaaatggatgttttcagCGTGTATACTTGTACTAAGAGAAAGGGAAAACTTTGGAAGTCTTTTTATTCATGGTTTTAGTGGTCCGACCCACTTGAGAACAACTTGggctgtactgtatgtggcccatgaactatgATCAGTTTGATACCCCTGGTCTACGACCAGATAAAAATAGCACCCTGTCAACTTTGGTgtcatatatattttatatatatatatatatatactttattaattcaattcaattttttcactcgttttgtcattaacacacaggtccgaaagacacacacatgcacaaacaggacctatacatgcacaaagtggagagatatGTATGGGTGATTGCATGTATTGTGGGAGAAAGAAACCGAGTCCAGTTACAGTCAAAGATGTGACACTGGAATGTTTTTTGCAGTGAGATCAATTCATGTATTCAAATGTATACATTCTTACACATGAGATAATTAATCATAAATGTAAGATAAAATAGAAGAACTGAAAGGAAGCCAATGATATTTAAATGCCACCCAGTAACATACAACacattataaataataataaaaagacacattatttaggatattttaaaaataatttatttcaaagtgaattcataaaacataaaacacaatacAAATTACATTAATTCtcacattttaaacttttatttgcCCTTTGCCATTTTAGATACAAAACTCTAATTTCAGCTAAAACAGTAAGCAGCTTTTCGGTTAATGCCAATGTTTCAGCTCAAATCCCAAATATATTTCATCTCTCCAACACGAAATAACAGTCAATCTGTAAAACTCACAAACAAGTGTGAAAAACATCTACATTTTAAAATAGTTGCAAtgacaataattttaaaaatgtaatgactCAAAATGACTGCCTCTGTATGTCGACTTTGGTTTCCATTGAGCTCATTTGTTCCTTTTCATCAAGGCTTATGGCAGTCTTGAGCACTTCAACACTATCAAAGTCAGAGGGCATGTCAAAGAAAAGCTCATCATCAAAGCAGTCCTTGTCAGACGGGGATGCCATGAAGGGCAGCTTCATGACAGACCCAGTGAGCATCCCTCCAACTGCAGATGCTACGATGGTGGCAAAGATAGCTGCCACCTGGAAGAGAGCTTGCTCCTGCCCAGTACGACCCAAGCCTGGCTTCAGCCCGGGAATCAGCTGCTGCAGTTCCAGGAGCTTTGGATCTCCCTCAGGTGGAGCACGGTGGGAAAAGATCTGGTACATGCTGGGCCCGTAGGTTTCCTCAGTGGCTAGGAGGATGGCACAGATCCCTACGGTGGATGATATGAGTCCAGTGAGCCCGTGGAGGTTGTGAATACCGCACTGGTCTTGGATCCTCATGTACTGGGCCAAAAAGGGGGTCAGGTACTTGTATCCCAAGAAACAGGCAGTGCAGCCCATGATGCCCAGGACGTATGCAGCTACAGGGGAAATCATCATGTCCACAGAAGCCCCAACAGTCACACCACCTGCCAGAGTCACATTCTGAATATCAGCCATTGTGATCTTGCCTCTCTTGTTGAACAGTGCAGAGAGCGCGAAGGCGGTGATAGTGGATGAACTTAGACCTATAAAAGTGTGGAGTATTGCTCTGTGCTGATCGTCACCCTTAAGGGTCAGGGCAGAGTTAAATGAAGGCCAGAACACCCAGAGGAACAAGGTTCCCATTACAGAGAGGATGTCAGAAACATAACTAGTGGTCTCTTTAGAATGTCCCTCATTCAGGCCTGGGCGGTACAGCACAAAAGTCACCCCAAGACCAAAGTAGCAGGCGAACAGGTGAATAAGAATACTGCCGCCTGCATCGTTGATCCTAATGTATTTCAATACAGCCCACTCTGTCACAGCAAAGATAGGGACCTCCAGCAAAGCCATGACCAAAAGCTGAATAGGACTGGTCTTTCCAAGCACGGCCCCAAACGAGATGAGCACCACAGCACAGGCAAACTCTGCATTCACCAGGTTGATCACTCCCAGGTGAATTTTACCATCATAGTAAAACTGGAAGAAGCCTTGCATCAGGATCGCCCACTGGATCGAAAATGTAGCCGTAAGAAAGTTGAAGACCATCCCACCGAAGCCGTAGAATCGGAAGAAGGCCAGCAGGCAGCCGAAACCTAAGAAGATCATCACCTGCACGTCAGCAAAGTAGGGATAGTCTCGATACATGGAGTTCTCCATCGGGTTGGTGgcattgttttgcattttagcGTCGGTATCGTCGTCATAAGTGACAAAAAGAGCATAAAGCACTATCATGACAACCTCCATCACCAGCACGAAGCCGGGCAGGCGTAACTTCAAACTTGTAGACACATTCATGATGATGCACAGCTCACAGTGACTCCCCCAGCTGCAGCAACGCCACTTTTATACCTCTGTTTTATCAGATAAGAGCAACTAATGGCATTGGAGCATAACCCCACTGATGACATGGCTTTTAACACTGCAGCACCCTGAGTGCAGACTGTACTTTAATCCCTCAGACTTCTCAAAATTACcttctctcttcccctcctGTTACACATCACAGTCCtagttaaagttaaagtggaaatagacaagtCTCCTACTTTAACTTGTCATCATGAGGTAAATGTTGTAATGgctataaaaaaatgaaaccatCTGTATTTAGATTGGTTCCTTATAAGCCTCGTTTTCactatgcaattctgtctgtCACCAGGTACGATCTCtcaggaaaatgaaggcttgatTCATGGCACAAAGTACTGTGTCAACCTCTGCACAACCAAAACAGTAAGAGGATAGCGCATTTGCTTTCCCAAGTAGCTATCAGTAGCTATCCCCAGTGACTGAAGAATATCAATTAAAGTTCTTTACAGCCACAATCCCCAGTAGCAGAAATAGTGGGACATCgaaagtaactgtggaaactgtGGTTGTTGCTCAGCTCTGATGAAAGCAACAGTAGCAACAGTAGCACCAACAATTATAACCAGCGTTGGGCTCGTTACTCTAAGAATATCATGCATTACTAATtgctcttttcaaaagtaatataACTACTTTACTTAtcactccctgccaacagtaattcagCACACTACTCGTTACATTACTTTTCCGTTACACCGTTACAAATTTGgtaattttgtgccttttccCTCAAAATTCTGACTTCTcatgtgcctctgtgtgaatgtcagggtaactCTGGTAGACACAGCCAAGGCTAGATAGCTTGTAAATGATTTTTTACCTGGGGgtcttctgttgcctgtgactgGTATTTTCCTAAAGATTAATGTGAtttattgttgtatttcaagtcagtagtggggtaataacaaaagtaacgttcTTACGAGTTatttggttttggggtaactgtaatattatcacTGAAATTTTACAGTACTaagttacactacttgttactggaaaaagtaatatcCAATAAGATATTAAAGGGAGtgtacccacttcctcctctgtgaccAGTGACCACCCATCTACCTAGTACTGCACCCACCTAATCAACAACCACTGCCACCGATAATACCACTTGCTAACAGTAAATAGATTAGCAAAGGTCTtgtaaaacaagataaaatgacAGAACAAATCCACAATAAAGGCTGAATTCTGacagtaaatgaaaaaaaggttTGTTGTATTTACTTAAAAATGTTATGCCAAGTGGTTCCACGTAACTTTGTTAATATAACATAACATTGACATGACATTTTTAAGTAAATacaacaaatctttttttttttgagtgtgcTGTGCCACTTAACAGTTGttaaatttgagttttatttaCACTTGGCCTACCTTGGGTTTTCTCATGTTATAGCTGTAGATGGTAAAAAATAATAGATGCAGCtattgtgatgtcaccaaatGGTTTGTGGCTGTCCCCATCTTAGGTTTTTGGAACTAAAAGTggccatatttgggtgagaggaggctggcactgtggaggagcaatGGGTGGATTTGACTGAGAGAGGTGCAGTGGACGCTTTGGGCACTGGTGCCCTTAATTATAGGTAACTGTAAGACTTAACTAAATGACATTGGTAATTTTAGCACAGGTGTCTATGGgaattgactggcttctggagccagcctcgagtggccattcaaagaactgcagtttttgtcactttCGTGTTGGTGTTTCAACCCCGGAGGTCGATTTTTTGTATATGAAATTTAATGAGCAATGCCTACAACAACTATTATTGCCATGTTGcttaaatgataataatgcaCCAAACTAAATTTAGATTTTGTAGCTTTACCTGTCTGTAATATCACGGTCACATGCATGTTCACTCTCCGAAGCGATGGTGgcagcagagacacaaacagagagagaagaagaaacaacacGGTGACGAAGAAGAGACCGACGAAAAGACCGACTCCCATGATGCACCGCACTGCCAACGTATGCAAACAGGAACATGGCTACCGGTGTTTAACATCAGCAGTCTATCGTTATATTTCCCTTCTGTGGGCCTGACACAGTGTGTGACAGTATAAACTCTGCTGAGCCTCCGCCACAGAAGAAAAGCCTCCGTAGAGTTTCCCGGCGGAGCCAGCAGACCCTCCGAAAACAGCGTCTTCGTTGTTCATCAATCACAGACAGGTAACGGTTCGGTTGGCTCGGTggggagctaacgttagcatctcCGATGGTTACCAtataaattaagttaaatatCACATTTTAGTGTAATGTCCGTGTGGGCATAAGCTTTAAATGATAACCTGAAGTCAGACATCGTCAAGTCATCACAACATTTAGACGTGTCTGGTCAAATACACACGGAGCCCGGTGAATGACATCAGTAGTGAATGCTACGAGTCGAGAAGCGTTGACACGACTGCAGTTCTGTGTGGAGACCTTCAATAGTTTCAACATTACTGATTGAATTTCCTCAAGAAACACAAGTCATCATGACCTGAAGGATATTTGCGACATTATGTGTAGttaataaatgtataataatgGCTATTTGCCTTTAGGCCTCGCTTCAAGTGAATCTTGATATTAAAATCTGATAAGCTTAACTAGCAGCATCGCTCTTACTGACTGTTGTTATTAAGAATATCCATCAAAATCTATCCTGTTGCTCCCAGTAATCCCCCAAATTACCAGTGCTTGGTTGAGACGAGtgacatttcctctgctcaGTGAAGCAATGTTGGTTTGAGGAATGTAAACTTACCAGTCGACTGAGGGTGTCTATGCTTAGGTTTCTCTAAGGTTTCTTTGTAAAAACACCACACCTGCACAGTTCATATCCACCCTAATGCAGAGGTTGTACTGTGTATTGTGCTGCTTCTGTGATTTTTGGATAATAATGCCAGTATCTTTAAACCTGCTGTAATGATTAGAATCAGCCGATCATTATAttattgtaaataatatttaattgGGTTTGGGACTGTTGGTCAAACgaaacccaaaacacacccaaaaatTAAGGAATACTTCACATATCTATTTCCAAACAGGTGCGTAGGAGAGGGACGAGAAGAATAAAACCTGTAGAAAAGACTCTAGCACACTGCTCTAATGTTTCAGtaactagaccttcatcaggcaaaccTAATGAAGGTCTAGTTACTGAAATGCTGcatcattaaaatcattatttttgcatgttagacagtgtgcgggagtctTTTCTACAAGTTAAAACATACCCGACAGTCTGATGGATAAGGCTGCCATCTTTCTATGGTTATTAGTGTAATCTAATTACATGGACATATCAATACCAACCTTCATGTGTTCTCTTAGTCCTCTGACTTTTTGCCCTGTCTGTGACTCTCAGTACCAGGCCCACATATTCTCAGAAAAAGGCTACATAAATTTAAACATCTacaacagctgggcactgtagatTTTAGCTGTCATCATTCAAACAGGACTAAAAATGGTATTTGTTAGGGACTATTTCCAGCTGTgcattaatacacatttggtgctttcGTGAGTATTAACGCCAGCAGGAAGTTGGGTGTAGGATTggctcaaaataaactacagtgcccataCAGTCACCCATTGTATGGGTGTGGCTCACTGACATGTTTTGATAGTTTTGGGATGACATTACAGGCCTGTAACAGGAGAAATAAGATACATCAGACTTTGGCTTCATAGATTTTTTCTCTTAAGATGAATTAAATGTTAATTGTAGTCTCTTTCATGGAATGTTTTGACtaaaagaaacacacaacatCACCAGACCAGAGTTAGAAGTTAGCAACAGTCACTGGCCACATGCTGGTAAAATACTCAAGTGGCTAGTAGATTTTGAAGTCCACCAGCTACTGAGGAAGatggacaaaaaagttaatttccaaccctgctaGACTGTGTAGAGATTGTTGCAGTTAATGTGTACCCATATCCGTCATGACTCATGTTGTCCATGTATTTGCTGACTTGCTGTGGTGCCATAGTGCCATGGGCAGCGATAACCTTATGAGACTGAGGCGGCCACAGATATGTCTTTACACTGGGTGGTAATATGTCAGTAGTTGACAGCAaggtatgaaattaacaaaatattttgggggcaattttggcccccacggtctaaaaaatgggggcattttcaaaatgtttgtgggccatcaaaaaattgtaattatgttctaaaaaagcaaaaccaactaagatagtgtcttcactcttcagtagaaaccactataaatgaaataaataatgggttacataaagttatggttgcaaaatatcactcagatttcctatattcaaccagtttaaatgtgatgatttaaccattaatctactgatagcagtacaaatgtttcaccacattacagttacttttactgttaaaaaggcgaaattactataaattccttagatgcaatcctggaagtaagttaatttaaaatttaacattcattctaccttaatttttcattaatttgtcattgtgtagacacagatcacccaagaaatgcttaatttatacttatggtacagcaaagccccctccccttctctgtcagattactctcacgtaatcagtgcaatctcgttgataatgtctggaaaatgagttgtagacgtgacggtaaattaatttaatgaaaataaaattatactttaatgtcagattgtaatactgttaaaaatataaatacatatag
This window encodes:
- the rh50 gene encoding rh50-like protein encodes the protein MNVSTSLKLRLPGFVLVMEVVMIVLYALFVTYDDDTDAKMQNNATNPMENSMYRDYPYFADVQVMIFLGFGCLLAFFRFYGFGGMVFNFLTATFSIQWAILMQGFFQFYYDGKIHLGVINLVNAEFACAVVLISFGAVLGKTSPIQLLVMALLEVPIFAVTEWAVLKYIRINDAGGSILIHLFACYFGLGVTFVLYRPGLNEGHSKETTSYVSDILSVMGTLFLWVFWPSFNSALTLKGDDQHRAILHTFIGLSSSTITAFALSALFNKRGKITMADIQNVTLAGGVTVGASVDMMISPVAAYVLGIMGCTACFLGYKYLTPFLAQYMRIQDQCGIHNLHGLTGLISSTVGICAILLATEETYGPSMYQIFSHRAPPEGDPKLLELQQLIPGLKPGLGRTGQEQALFQVAAIFATIVASAVGGMLTGSVMKLPFMASPSDKDCFDDELFFDMPSDFDSVEVLKTAISLDEKEQMSSMETKVDIQRQSF